Within the Enterococcus hirae ATCC 9790 genome, the region GGTTGAGTATCAAACAGAAGGATACAAGATGTTTGAAGAGATGGTTGGAGCGATCGAATATGAAGTGACTCGTCTCTTTATGAAAGCTGAGATTCGTCAAAATGTTCAACGGGAGCAAGTGTCAACCGGCGAAGCAGTTCAACCAACTACCGGTGATGCAAAAGAAAATAGCAACACAAGTGCCAAAAAACAACCGGTTCACGTGAACAAAGTAGGCAGAAATGATCCTTGTCCATGTGGTAGCGGGAAAAAATATAAAAACTGTCATGGAAAAGATGAGAACTAATTTTTGACAGCTAGCAGATAAGATTGGTGAGATCGGTTCTTTTTGATTAAGAATCGACTCACCTTCTTTCTGTTATGAAGCGTTTCTGTTAAACTAAAGTGGTTGAATAAAACATAAAATAATGTAGATAGAAAGAGGGAAGTTTATGGAGATTTCAGAAATCCGTAACTTATTAGCTGAGATGGAAGAAAAGGTCACAAGTTTCAGGAGGTCTCTTTGACTTAGATCGGTTGGAAGAAGACATCGCTGAAGCTGAAGCCAAAATGGCAGAGCCTGGTTTTTGGGATGATAGCGAAGCAGCACAAAAAGTGATCAATGAAAACAACACAAATAAAGAAACGTATGATCAATTCAATGCGTTAGCTGAAGAATTAGAAGAGTTAGCCCTAATGGTAGAAATGTTGCAAGAAGAACCAGATGCTCAAATGCAACAAGAAGCAGAAGATAGAATCCAACTATTAGACGAAAAAATGAAGACGTATGAATTAGCCATGCTTTTAGATGGTCCATATGATCGCAACCATGCAATCGTCGAACTTCATCCTGGAGCAGGGGGTACAGAATCCCAAGACTGGGGAAGTATGTTGTTACGCATGTATACACGTTGGGCAGAACAACATGGCTACCAAGTGGAAACATTGGATTACCAAGCAGGGGATGAAGCAGGAATAAAAAGTGTGACTTTACTGATCAAAGGGCATAATGCATATGGCTATTTAAAATCGGAAAAAGGTGTCCACCGTCTTGTTCGGATCTCCCCATTTGATTCAGCCAAACGGCGCCACACTTCGTTTTGTTCGGTCGATGTGATGCCAGAACTAGATGAAACGATTGATGTTGCCATCAACCCAGATGACTTGAAGATCGATACGTACCGAGCAAGCGGTGCCGGAGGACAACATATCAATAAAACAGAGTCTGCCGTTCGGATCACTCATCTTCCAACAGGAACGGTCGTAGCTAGTCAAGCGCAGCGTTCACAATTAAAAAACCGAGAACAAGCAATGAGCATGTTGAAAGCGAAGTTGTATCAACTTGAGGTTGAAAAGAAAGAACAAGAAGCTGCAGCATTGCGTGGGGAGCAAAAAGAAATTGGTTGGGGTTCACAAATTCGTTCCTATGTCTTCCATCCATATTCAATGGTAAAAGATCACCGGACAAACGTAGAAACTGGTAATGTTCAAGCTGTAATGGATGGCGATTTAGACTTATTTATTGACGGATATTTAAAAATGCACCTCTAAATAGTTGACTTTAATTGAAATAAAATTGTAAGATTTTGAAAGCAAGATGAAACATTACCATGCTATAATGGTGAGAGACTGAGAAAAGATATGGAGAGAACGCCATGATTGAAATGAAGGATGTCATGAAAAAGTACTCAAATGGTACGACTGCAATCCGAAATTTATCGGTTGTTATCGATCAAGGAGAGTTCGTTTATGTAGTTGGTCCATCAGGGGCTGGGAAATCTACATTCATCAAATTGATGTATCGAGAAGAAAAAGCGTCAAAAGGAACCTTAAATGTTGCTGGTCATGATTTAATGGCAATCAAAAACAAAGATGTTCCTTACTTACGCAGAGAAATCGGGGTAGTTTTCCAAGACTACAAACTGTTGCCGAGAAAAACAGTTTACGAAAATGTCGCTTATGCGATGCAAGTAATCGGTAGAAAACCACGAGATATCAAAAAACGTGTGATGGAAGTGTTAGATCTTGTTGGATTGAAACATAAAGTGCGTGTTTTTCCAAGTGAGTTATCTGGTGGGGAACAGCAACGGGTATCGATTGCCCGTGCAATCGTAAATACGCCGAAAGTATTGATTGCTGACGAACCTACAGGAAATCTAGATCCGGAGAATTCTTGGGAGATCATGAAGTTATTGGACCGAATCAATGCTCAAGGGACAACGGTCGTTATGGCAACCCATAACAGTACGATCGTGAATACAATTCGTCATCGAGTGATCGCCATCGAAAATGGACGAATCATACGTGACCAAGCGGAAGGGGAATATGGATACGATGATTAGAACCTTTTTCCGACATTTATTAGAGAGTATCAAGAGTTTAAAGCGTAACGGCTGGATGACTGTCGCTTCAGTGAGTGCCGTGACGATCACATTAACATTAGTTGGGGTATTCATGGCTGTGATCATGAATGCAACGAAACTAGCCGAAGATATCGAAGGCAACGTAGATGTTTCTGTTTTCGTTGATATTGGCACGAATGAAAAAGATATGAAGAATCTTGAAAAACAATTAAAAGAGATTGATCACGTCAAAAGTGTCAAATTCTCAAGTAAAGACCAAGAGTTGAAAAAGATCCAGGATGCTATGGGGAATTCATGGAGTTTATTTGAAGGAGATAACAACCCGTTATATGATGTTTATGTCGTTCAAACGTCAGAACCTTCTTATACGAAACAAGTATCTCAAGAAGCCGGAAAATTAGCGAATGTTTCTCGCGCGGATTACGGTGGAACGTCTTCAGATAAAATTCTTAAGCTTGCAGGAACCGTTCGAACATGGGGCTTAGCTGCAGCAGCATTATTATTGTTTATTGCAATGTTTTTGATTTCAAATACAATCAGAATCACGATCTTATCTCGCCAAAAAGAAATTCAAATCATGCGATTAGTTGGTGCCAAAAACGGCTACATTCGTTGGCCATTCTTTTTAGAAGGTGGTTGGATTGGTTTGATCGGTGCAATTATTCCGGTATTGCTGATTACATTTGGGTACCAAGAAGTATTCCGAATGCTTAACCCTTCATTATTGCGCTCCCACTATTCCTTGATCCAACCACAGGATATCGTGTGGAAAATCAACGCTTTGATGGCTGGGATCGGAATCATTATCGGTTCATTAGGATCAATTATTTCGATGAGAAGATTCTTGAAGTTTTAATTCATTTCCATCGTTTCACCATATGAAAGGATGGAACGAGTTGTTTCAAGAAGATCCAACAACTTTAAAGTTTAAATGGATGATTCAATGAATCAGCAGACAGAAATTCATTTTTCTGTCTGCTTTTTTAGTTGAGATTGGGACAAAACTCGTCTCAGTCTCTTCTAGTATCTCTAAAAACGAATAAACGGCGTTCAAGAAGCAACTCCTCAACAATAAGCGATGATTTTCTAAAATATGAGGAGCTATTTTAAAAAATCCTCTCTTATTCGCTCGGAGCTAAACGCTTCTTTCACGACCTCTTGTTCACGGTGAGACAAAAGCAGCATCTTCGGAAAATTTGCCGAAATTTACCAAAAATTTGAGAAGCACCAAGTAGATAACAATCAACATCAAAAACTAGTTTTTGTGTTTCTTGTCAATTTTCGGAAATTCCTTCTTATTTCTTGATGCTAAACACTTTTGTCTCAATCTCTTTGTAAAACGCTATCATTTTTTGTCTCATAATATAAAATAAAAAAATAATATCAAGTAATGATCAATAGGAGGTCATATTGGTACAGCAGTAGGTATTTTAATTCATTGAGATCATTATCTGTCTGATACTTTCACTTTACTTTAAAAAACATCTCGGCTATTCTTAAGTAGGTGTAAAAGTGAAGAGGTGAGCCATGAGAGTAGTTGTTGATAATTTTTTTACGATCATCTTAATTGCGAATATCTTATTATCAATTGTCATTGTTTTTCGTGAACGAAAAGAAACCGCTCAGACATGGGCATGGTTGTTAGTATTAATGTTTATTCCGATTGTCGGTTTTCTTTTATATATCTTTTTTGGCAGAGGTATTTCACAAGACAAGATCTTTGATTTGAAGATCCAAGGGAAAATCGGGAAGAACTTGGAAATTGAAGAAGACAAACAAGCCTTGATGCGAGGACTTTATCCGCATCCACCAACAGGACAAGTTGATGTCAAGCAACTAATCTATATGCTGACAGTGTTTGAAAGTACATTGTACACAACTGGAAATGAAGTGACTTTATTTACGGATGGACGAGAAAAATTTGATGCATTGATTGAAGACATCAAGCAGGCAAAAGATCATATCCATCTACAATATTATATTTATCGGGGCGATGCTCTGGGTAAGGAAGTGCGTGACGCGCTGACTGAAGCAGCTCAAAGAGGGGTTAAAGTCCGTGTATTATTAGATGCTTGGGGGTCTACCCAAGTAAATGCAAAATTTTTCCACGAATTACAGGTAGCTGGTGGTGAAGTCGCTTTTTTCTTTCCACTATTTGTCCCTTATATCAATCCACGAATCAATTATCGAAACCATCGCAAAATCGTTGTTATCGATGGGAAAATTGGTTATACTGGTGGATTCAATGTAGGAAACGAATATTTAGGAGAAGTTTCAAAGTTTGGTTATTGGCGAGACAATCATTTGCGAATCTATGGGGAAGCAGTTTATACGCTACAAAATCGTTTCTTGATGGATTGGAACTCGCAGCACGTGAAAGAAGTCAGCTATGCACCAAAATTTTTCCCAAAAATTGATTCTGTAGGCACTTTAGCACTTCAAATCGTCACAAGTGGCCCAGATTCTGAGCATGAACAAATCAAATTGACTTATTTAAAAATGATTTCATTAGCAAAAAAAGAAATATTGATTCAAACGCCTTACTATATCCCAGATGAATCCATTCATGAAGCATTGAAATTAGCCTTGCTTTCTGGTGTCAAAGTTCAGATTCAGATTCCCAATAAACCTGATCATCCGTTAGTCTATTGGGCAACTTATTCTTTTGCAGCAGAACTAATCGAATATGGTGCAGTGATCGAAACCTATGAAAATGGGTTTATCCATGCTAAGACCATGATCATTGACAGTGGAATAGTTTCAATTGGTTCAGCAAATATTGATGTCCGTTCATTCAAATTAGACTTTGAAGTGAATGCGTTGATCTATGATGAAGGAATGGCGACTCACGTAAGAAAAGCTTTCTTTGCTGATTCAAGAAAGTCACAACTGTTAACCAAAGAACGCTATGAAAATCGAGGATTTATCATCAAATTAAAAGAAGGTTTGGCACGATTGATCTCGCCATTATTATAATTGCTACTTCCAGCTAATCAAAAAGGACATGAGGGAGGCGTCTAAGACGTCAGCTCATGTCCTTTTTCTGTCGGGGCCATTTCTGTAAACTGTCAGAAATGGAGAAAGCGTCTCACAGGAACAAAACTAACTTTGGGGTACTTCTTGTTTTTGGGGAAAGCAAGAAATAAGTTAGATAATGTTTGATAAAGAGACACATTTCAAAGCCAGTATAGCATAGAATAACCTAATGAGATAGTGTTTTTTTATTAATAATCATTATTTTTGTTATTTTATAATTTTAATTCGTTTTCAAGTATTTTGTTAAATGTTAAAATGAACTTACTTTAGGACTGAAGGAGATTTCTAAATGAAAAAATTAAAATTACTTTTACCAATAATAGGATTAACTATTCTTTTATCAGGTTGTTCAAAATGGATCGATCGAGGAGAATCCATTACAGCTGTCGGGTCTTCCGCATTGCAACCATTAGTTGAAACAGTCGCTGAATCTTTTCAGGCTGCAAACCCTGGGAAATTCATCAATGTCCAAGGTGGAGGAAGTGGAACTGGATTATCTCAAGTCCAATCTGGAGCAGTAGATATCGGGAATTCTGATTTATTTGCGGAGGAAAAATCTGGAATCGATGCATCTGCTTTAGTTGATCATCGAGTGGCTGTAGTTGGGATCACACCGATCGTTAACAAGGAAGTGGGCGTTAAAGACATCTCAATGGAAAACTTACGGAAGTTATTTACGGGTGAAATCACCAACTGGAAAGAACTTGGCGGGAAAGACCAACCAGTGGTTATTTTAAATCGTGCATCAGGAAGTGGGACACGTAGTACTTTTGAAAAATGGGTCCTTGATGGAGAAACGGCGATTCGTGCGCAAGAACAAGATTCAAGCGGAATGGTGCGACAAATCGTTGCAGATACTCCAGGAGCAATTAGTTATGTCGCTTTCTCATATGTAACCAACGATGTGGCTACTTTGAGTATTGATGGTGTAGAGCCAACCGATGACAACGTTACGACCAATAAATGGATCATTTGGGCTTATGAACATATGTATACAAAAAATCAACCAAAACAGTTAACGAAAGAGTTTTTAAACTACATGCTATCAGAAGAAGTTCAAAATAATATCGTAGGTGAATTAGGTTATATTCCGGTTTCACGTATGCAAGTAGAACGTGATTGGGAAGGAAATATTGTAAAATAATCATCTTTACACAATCTTTACAAACTTCGCATAAATTTTACATGTTATTAAACTCAAATTGATGTTCGCTTTGTACACTGTATAAGTATGTTAAACCTTACTGGGGGGGGAATCATCTGTGGAAGATGTGAAAAAAGTATTATTAACAAAATCAAAACGTTCAAAAATGGAGCAGCGTGGTAAATTCATCAGCTTCTTATGTATCGCCTTGATCGTTCTAGTAGTAGTAGCCATTTTTTATTTTGTTGCAAGTAAAGGATTAGCGACCTTTTTCGTTGATAAGATCAACGTATTTGATTTCTTGTTTGGAACGAATTGGAATCCTGGACAAATTGGTGCAGATGGTAAACCGATGGTCGGGGCATTACCAATGATCGCTGGTTCGTTTATCGTTACTTTTTTATCTGCGATCATCGCGACACCTTTTGCCATCGGTGCAGCGGTCTTCATGACAGAGATATCTCCAAAAAATGGCACAAAAATCTTGCAACCAGTTATTGAACTATTAGTTGGCATTCCATCTGTTGTTTATGGTTTTATTGGATTATCAGTCATCGTACCATTTATCCGAAACATTTTTGGCGGAACTGGTTTTGGTATTTTAGCTGGGACATTTGTTTTGTTTGTCATGATCTTACCAACTGTGACGACTATGACAGTCGATGCCTTAAAAGCTGTGCCGCGTCATTATCGTGAAGCATCATTAGCTTTAGGAGCTACACGTTGGCAAACGATCTATAAAGTCGTTTTACGAGCTGCTGTACCGGGAATCTTGACAGCCGTTGTATTTGGTATGGCACGTGCATTTGGTGAAGCATTAGCGATCCAAATGGTCATCGGGAATGCTGCCTTGATGCCAACAGGATTAACAACTCCTGCTTCAACATTGACGTCGATTTTAACAATGGGGATCGGAAATACGATCATGGGAACAATTGAAAACAACGTGTTATGGTCATTAGCTTTGATCTTGCTATTGATGTCATTAATCTTTAATATCGTGATCCGAATGATTGGTAAGAAAGGGGCATTGAAATAATGAACGCAAAACGCTCTGATAAAATCGCAACAGGAGTCCTTTATGCAATATCGGGAATTATTGTATTGATCTTAGCTGCGTTACTTTTATATATTTTAGTTCGAGGAATTCCTCATATCTCTTGGTCATTTTTAACTGAACCATCAAAAGCCTATCAAGTAGGTGGCGGAATCGGTATCCAATTATTTAACTCGATTTATTTATTATTGATCACGATGATCATTAGTTTTCCGCTTTCTTTAGGAGCCGGTATTTACCTTTCTGAATATGCTGGTAAAAACTGGTTGACTGATGTTATCCGTACTTCAATTGAAATATTAAGCTCATTACCATCTGTAGTTGTTGGTTTGTTTGGCTTTTTAGTTTTTGTTATCCAATTCCAGTATGGCTTCTCCATTATCTCTGGGGCACTAGCTTTAACAGTTTTTAACTTACCTCTATTGACGAGAACGGTAGAAGAATCTTTACAAGCGGTGCATTACACACAGCGTGAGGCAGGGCTTGCATTAGGTTTGTCACGTTGGGAAACAGTGATTCGTGTAGTTGTACCTGAGGCAACTCCAGGGATTTTAACAGGAGTCATTTTAAGCTCAGGGAGAATTTTTGGGGAAGCAGCAGCTTTGATCTATACAGCTGGGCAAAGCGCGCCTGCACTTGATTTCTCAAACTGGAATCCATTGAGTGTCTCTAGTCCAATCAGTATTTTCCGTCAAGCTGAAACACTAGCTGTTCATATTTGGAAAATCAATACGGAAGGAACGATGCCAGATGGTGTATCAGTATCTGCTGGAGCATCAGCGGTCTTAATTATCGCAGTATTACTATTCAATTTTGGTGCTCGTGCGATTGGTAAACGTTTATACCGGAAAATGACTTCAGCTTAAGGAGAAGAAGTAAGATGAAAGAATATAATTGGAATGAAAGAAATATCATCACAATGGGTCAAGAAAAAGAAATTGCCCTTTATACAGATGATCTTCATGTTTGGTACGGTGACAACGAAGCGATCAAAGGTGTTGATCTGGAATTTGAAAAGAATAAGATCACAGCTTTAATCGGTCCTTCTGGCTGTGGGAAGTCAACTTATTTACGTTCGTTGAATCGGATGAATGATGGGATCGCAAATACTAAGGTGACTGGTAAAATCATGTACAAAGATGTCGATATCAATGCACCACAAATTGATGTCTATGAGATGCGTAAGCGAATCGGAATGGTTTTCCAACGACCAAATCCATTTAGTAAATCAATCTATGAAAATATCACGTTTGCATTGAAGCAACATGGCGAAAAGAACAAGAAGAAATTAGATGAGATCGTTGAGACCAGCTTGAAACAAGCCGCATTATGGGATCAAGTAAAAGATAGCCTGGATAAAAGTGCTTTAGCCTTGTCAGGTGGTCAACAACAACGTTTATGTATTGCACGTGCGATTGCGATGAAACCGGATATCTTGTTATTAGATGAACCAGCCAGCGCACTTGATCCGATTTCTACTGGGACAGTGGAAGAAACATTA harbors:
- the prfB gene encoding peptide chain release factor 2 (programmed frameshift), whose amino-acid sequence is MEISEIRNLLAEMEEKVTSFRRSLDLDRLEEDIAEAEAKMAEPGFWDDSEAAQKVINENNTNKETYDQFNALAEELEELALMVEMLQEEPDAQMQQEAEDRIQLLDEKMKTYELAMLLDGPYDRNHAIVELHPGAGGTESQDWGSMLLRMYTRWAEQHGYQVETLDYQAGDEAGIKSVTLLIKGHNAYGYLKSEKGVHRLVRISPFDSAKRRHTSFCSVDVMPELDETIDVAINPDDLKIDTYRASGAGGQHINKTESAVRITHLPTGTVVASQAQRSQLKNREQAMSMLKAKLYQLEVEKKEQEAAALRGEQKEIGWGSQIRSYVFHPYSMVKDHRTNVETGNVQAVMDGDLDLFIDGYLKMHL
- the ftsE gene encoding cell division ATP-binding protein FtsE is translated as MIEMKDVMKKYSNGTTAIRNLSVVIDQGEFVYVVGPSGAGKSTFIKLMYREEKASKGTLNVAGHDLMAIKNKDVPYLRREIGVVFQDYKLLPRKTVYENVAYAMQVIGRKPRDIKKRVMEVLDLVGLKHKVRVFPSELSGGEQQRVSIARAIVNTPKVLIADEPTGNLDPENSWEIMKLLDRINAQGTTVVMATHNSTIVNTIRHRVIAIENGRIIRDQAEGEYGYDD
- the ftsX gene encoding permease-like cell division protein FtsX translates to MIRTFFRHLLESIKSLKRNGWMTVASVSAVTITLTLVGVFMAVIMNATKLAEDIEGNVDVSVFVDIGTNEKDMKNLEKQLKEIDHVKSVKFSSKDQELKKIQDAMGNSWSLFEGDNNPLYDVYVVQTSEPSYTKQVSQEAGKLANVSRADYGGTSSDKILKLAGTVRTWGLAAAALLLFIAMFLISNTIRITILSRQKEIQIMRLVGAKNGYIRWPFFLEGGWIGLIGAIIPVLLITFGYQEVFRMLNPSLLRSHYSLIQPQDIVWKINALMAGIGIIIGSLGSIISMRRFLKF
- the cls gene encoding cardiolipin synthase, with amino-acid sequence MRVVVDNFFTIILIANILLSIVIVFRERKETAQTWAWLLVLMFIPIVGFLLYIFFGRGISQDKIFDLKIQGKIGKNLEIEEDKQALMRGLYPHPPTGQVDVKQLIYMLTVFESTLYTTGNEVTLFTDGREKFDALIEDIKQAKDHIHLQYYIYRGDALGKEVRDALTEAAQRGVKVRVLLDAWGSTQVNAKFFHELQVAGGEVAFFFPLFVPYINPRINYRNHRKIVVIDGKIGYTGGFNVGNEYLGEVSKFGYWRDNHLRIYGEAVYTLQNRFLMDWNSQHVKEVSYAPKFFPKIDSVGTLALQIVTSGPDSEHEQIKLTYLKMISLAKKEILIQTPYYIPDESIHEALKLALLSGVKVQIQIPNKPDHPLVYWATYSFAAELIEYGAVIETYENGFIHAKTMIIDSGIVSIGSANIDVRSFKLDFEVNALIYDEGMATHVRKAFFADSRKSQLLTKERYENRGFIIKLKEGLARLISPLL
- a CDS encoding phosphate ABC transporter substrate-binding protein PstS, which produces MKKLKLLLPIIGLTILLSGCSKWIDRGESITAVGSSALQPLVETVAESFQAANPGKFINVQGGGSGTGLSQVQSGAVDIGNSDLFAEEKSGIDASALVDHRVAVVGITPIVNKEVGVKDISMENLRKLFTGEITNWKELGGKDQPVVILNRASGSGTRSTFEKWVLDGETAIRAQEQDSSGMVRQIVADTPGAISYVAFSYVTNDVATLSIDGVEPTDDNVTTNKWIIWAYEHMYTKNQPKQLTKEFLNYMLSEEVQNNIVGELGYIPVSRMQVERDWEGNIVK
- the pstC gene encoding phosphate ABC transporter permease subunit PstC, whose translation is MEDVKKVLLTKSKRSKMEQRGKFISFLCIALIVLVVVAIFYFVASKGLATFFVDKINVFDFLFGTNWNPGQIGADGKPMVGALPMIAGSFIVTFLSAIIATPFAIGAAVFMTEISPKNGTKILQPVIELLVGIPSVVYGFIGLSVIVPFIRNIFGGTGFGILAGTFVLFVMILPTVTTMTVDALKAVPRHYREASLALGATRWQTIYKVVLRAAVPGILTAVVFGMARAFGEALAIQMVIGNAALMPTGLTTPASTLTSILTMGIGNTIMGTIENNVLWSLALILLLMSLIFNIVIRMIGKKGALK
- the pstA gene encoding phosphate ABC transporter permease PstA, which gives rise to MNAKRSDKIATGVLYAISGIIVLILAALLLYILVRGIPHISWSFLTEPSKAYQVGGGIGIQLFNSIYLLLITMIISFPLSLGAGIYLSEYAGKNWLTDVIRTSIEILSSLPSVVVGLFGFLVFVIQFQYGFSIISGALALTVFNLPLLTRTVEESLQAVHYTQREAGLALGLSRWETVIRVVVPEATPGILTGVILSSGRIFGEAAALIYTAGQSAPALDFSNWNPLSVSSPISIFRQAETLAVHIWKINTEGTMPDGVSVSAGASAVLIIAVLLFNFGARAIGKRLYRKMTSA
- the pstB gene encoding phosphate ABC transporter ATP-binding protein PstB, whose product is MKEYNWNERNIITMGQEKEIALYTDDLHVWYGDNEAIKGVDLEFEKNKITALIGPSGCGKSTYLRSLNRMNDGIANTKVTGKIMYKDVDINAPQIDVYEMRKRIGMVFQRPNPFSKSIYENITFALKQHGEKNKKKLDEIVETSLKQAALWDQVKDSLDKSALALSGGQQQRLCIARAIAMKPDILLLDEPASALDPISTGTVEETLVNLKDDYTIIIVTHNMQQTARISDYTAFFYLGKAIEYDKTNKIFTRPKIKATEDYVSGHFG